The stretch of DNA GCTTCAAATGAGATAGGAACATCGCGTGCCCGGACAGCGTCAATAACGGGTTTGTAAAGGTTTTGGTCAAGTCCGCTAATGATTTGGGACGTGATGTCCTCGGCATCCATTGGTTTGCCGAGTTGAGCAAGTTGTGTGGTGCAGGCTTTGATTGATAACATGTAGTCATTGACTGATTTGTCACCGAGAGAGATGTTGCGAAGACGATCTTTTATTTGGAGGATGTGTCCTCGTGAGGGGTTGGCATAGGTGGTAGCGAGGGTTTGCCAGGCCTCGTGTGAGGTATTGGCATCGAGAATAATGGAGGATACAGTGTCATGGAGGGTGCCTGCAATGGCACCAAGGATTAGCTGATCTTGGCGAAACCAAGTGCCATAGGCCGGGTTTGGAATGGGGTCCGGGTTCGGTTTGGTGTCCGTGGGTGCAGGGGTGATGGTGGTTGGAGGTGGGGTTGTCGTTCCATCAAGATACGAGAACAGTCCGTATCCTTGAAGAAGACGGGTGATTTGATAGCGCCATGATCTATAGGTGTTGGCTGTGAGTTTAGTGCAGGTGGGAAAGGAGATGGACAGAAGGGGTTTCGAAGGTTCATCGACATTGGGAATGAGGGTGTTTGTGTTGGTTGCCATAGGGGTAGTGATCGAAGCAAGTGCAATGACGATGGTGAGAATGAGAGGTTGGATCGTAAAGGATCGTGATACCATGTAAAGAATAGAgtttgatgtatattgaattgatgATTAACAATAGTTACAGGATGTGTATATATAACAATTACAAGGTGTGAAAGATAAGAAGCTAAAATATAGTTTCCATAAATCTAGGCTAATATCTATCGTAAATTATTCTACTAAACTAACAGTTTTGACTTGCTGCAAATATGGGAAGATAATCATTGTATTCCTTTATTTGTGGATGAGTTGTTGATGCAATCTTTGACTGAAGAAGGATTATCTCTAacatataaaattaataaattcGGAAAAAATAATATAAGAGAGAATTTCATTCGAATTATTACTATATCAATTAATTTGTTATAAGACTCATTTTCCCCCCTCTATCAACCCAAAACATAGAAGACCATATATAACTATATAAGAGAATTATATAAGTACAATTCGATAACACGATCTCTACAACGATAACATAAAAGGAAAAAATACCAAATATTAGGATTCGATCCGAATGAAAATGTATCAAATGGAAGGGTGGTTGACTGGATGCTCTGTTGCTGGTATGTTTGAGTATTGAGAACGCATTATATACTAAATTACTAATCATACTACTATTTTCAAGTACTTAGTCCGAACGATGATTTGCGTGATTTTATAAGTAGCATATGGGAATATTAAATTACTCCCATCGTTTGAGTAGTAATTTGCCTATGTGCCCTTTCAACGTAGCGCGATTGAGAGACACTGTTCTGTAATGTACTAGAAGTGTGACGCAGGAATTATGGTTAAGGGGGTACGAAATATCTTTAGATAAACGATTGAGTAATGGCATAAGATAAACTTTATTTAAGTTATTTAAGTTAAATGTCTAGTGGGCAAGCGCAAGGACGTAGCCAGAACGGAATTCTAGGTGGGGCCGAAATTAGTCTTTGGCTTTTAATATCTTGTATTTTAATGGTCAAAGTTGTAGAGTCAACTAATGATATATAAGGGTAGAAGAGTTCAGTGGAtgccaaaaaaattaaaaagtaaGAGATGCATCTAACGCGCGACCTCTAGATTAGGTTTTCTTATTAGAAAAGTTTTGGCCAACAATGCCACTAAAGTTAGATGGTATTTGTGCTATTTTCTAATacatataaaaattcaaaaaaggaCACCGGGCCATGGCCCAGGTTGGCCCTAACCTAGCTACGTCATTGGGCAAGCGCCTTGCTAACCCTCAGCCAAGATTGACCACTACGGCGGCATATCATGGCTTTTAACATTCAAACTTGTAAAATGATAGAGGTTGATAATGAATTTAGGACTTAACTCGAACTCTCTTAAATCTTCTTCTTACAACAATCATAAAACTGTAAGAAAAAGGGCCCAAACTTGTACTTTCTCCGTCctgaattgttatctatttccattttgaggtgtatcattcatttgttatctatttcctttttggGTAAGTAATGAGCAAGTGGCTAGTGTAAGCAGTGGACAATAATTTCTTTATTTTATTGGTTTGTTTACATGACGGTTTCGTGTAAAAAACAATAGATAACAATTCActaagacggagggagtatgtcATTATCCatacaaacataataaatgtGGGTCTAGCTCAACCCTCAACAACGAAATCCAAGCCCACATGGCTACATTGGACACCCGTTCAAATTTTCACAAAATTATTTTTAAGGTGGATATATTTGACTTAAATTTAAAACAAGTCAAATAATACAGATAAGACGAAAACGATATATTTTTGGACTACTAACTCATCTATACAACCAAAGTACTATTTGACCCATTTTAATATTAAAACGGATGTGACCGTTTTATGAGACCAATTGTTAAATTTTTATTGACTCAAAttcaataattaaaataattagaCCAAATGTATCACATCAATGATAAGTTAGTTGCTCAACCATGTTTCACTTCACATGGACTATCTTAGTGCTAGTAGCTCAAATAGAATCATAGTAGATCCACCTAAGCAACAACTCTAATAACTTAACCATTAATAGCTTAACCATTAGAAAAATTTAAATTAAAAGGGTTAAAAAAATGTGTTATAGCTTAAAAAGTTAAATGTAAAAAATTAAGTCGTTAGTGTTTCTTTGCTTGCATTTTACCACTAGAGACAATACTATAAGGTTCGATCCGATGTGTAACACCCTGACCCAAGTCCTGAGTCAGAGTGGTCACTCAAGATAGCTCGTCAGACTGTATACATGGCCCACAGATTAACacggtccttttctgcgtatttacgctcactcatgcgcatccgaGAACTTTCCCAGGAGGCCACCCATATCAATGGATCTCTTTAAAGAGGTACCCCACCCGAATAAAGTATCCGATTCAGTGGAGTATTACACGACGAATCTAATTACTAAGTAGGGCTGTGAAGTTATGGGCCTCATTGTCATCTTTATTCCCTAGATAGGTGGTCTTAAGTAAATATGGAAGTGGGCACCGGTCCGTTAAATCGGCATGGTCTATGGCCCATTTTAACAGGATACGAGATTGACACGATCCAGCTCGACATGACATGCCATGAGCCGAAGTTCGAGAAAAGAGGATGTCTAGCCCGAGCACGAGACGACCCACCTCTCCACGCTTGGACACGCCCATACAAAGAAATAAAGTTTAAGTGGAGGTATTGCTTAGACACGCTCAAGTATGACACGACACAACACAACACGTTGTGGGTTGTGCCTGGGCCACCATTTCATTTCACCGGCACGACACAACGGCCGCTTATATTCGCAGGCCGGAGTCTTGTTGTTTTCTTCTCCAGGCACATAGACCAGCACAAGGCACGACCTAACATGACCCATTTCCATCTAGTCTTAAGTACATAACTCAATCACTCAAATAATCAACATGAATGAGTACTTAGTCAGTGTGTAAGATAGAGATATAGGTAGATCTGACAAATAAATCAATCAGGCCAGGTTCAGGTCGAGTCAATTTGAGATTCGAGTTGTTCGAGTTTGCAATAATTCGGGCCAGGTCGAGTCATGTTAGTACGGATTTGTGCTTTATTTGGAGCGAGTTGTTATAAAGTTATTTGGAAAGACAACCTGTTTGCGATAATAAACATTTGGGTAGGGTTAAATAGAACCAATTGAATTCAGATTTCGAATCAGATTCAAATCCTTCCTAAATTTTGGTGCAGGTCAAATTTGGATAAAGTTATTCAAACCCGGTCAAATTTGTCAAGTCTAGGTTTAGTAGATAATAAGGTTTGAATCCCAGACCCGAATATTGTAAATTGTAATGCCCTCCGGATATTGAAAAATATCATATTTGATGTATGAACCCATCTAAACAACTATTAGAAATAAACCAAAAGTTCAATTAGAATAAGGATATAATACTACATAATCATATTTCTTTACTTAACTAACATGAACAGCTAATAGTCCAATAGTTTACAAAACTTTTAAAATGTCAACAAGTTGACTTTTCTAGTATGCTAGTAGCCACCGTTACCTACACATCTTACCTCTTTGACCATTCATATTTCCGACCAAATCAAATCCTACTTAATCTAATACATTTCCAGTCTTCCACACACATCACAAAATACAAGAGGAAGACCAAAAGTGACCGGAGACCAGAACTGAACGGCGACCGGCGAACAGTGCTGCTTCGAGGTTTGCGGCAGATTTAATTCCATTCTTTCATTTGGAgaaatttaattttgattttcaattctGTCTATCTTAATATGTCAATAATGGCGGAGATTAAGAAGAATCAATTACATAGCTACCTCTCTGATGATTTAATAATTCAAGAAATACTTACAAGATTACCCATTAAATCCATTCTTCGATTTAAATCAGTTTCGAAACAATGGTATTCTACTCTTTCTTCTTCCGATTTCGTCAATGCCCACCTTATAAAATCCCCCTTCTCTCACCCTTCTGCTCCCGTTAACACCTTGTTTATCACATCTGGTAAGAATCACTACCTTTTCTCttatgatgacgatgatgatcaAATTTCTGGTAATTTTGAAGATAATTTGGTTAAGCTAGACGTCGACTTTGGTGTCGGAAAAGATTATCTTCTACTGTCAGGTTGCTGCAATGGGTTGGTTTGTTTAACCACAGCTTGGGATGAATACTTGATTATATGGAACCCAGCTACCCGTAAGCTGCACAAATATCCGTCATATGGGTATTTAAAGCGTCTTGATAAAGCCGGTCCTGTTATTGTAAGTTTTGGATTTGGGTATGCATCCTCTGTTGATGACTATAAATGTGTTGTAATATTGCCGGTAGTTCAAGGGAGCACAACAAGTAATATTGTTCATGTCTTCTCTCTGAGGGAAAATAGGTGGAGAAAAATTGATTTCTTTCATGATCCTCTCGTTTTTGGTAGTCCATCAGTGCTTGTTAGGGACAAATTATATTGGTCTGCTTATAGTAAACAAGCTGGTTATTTACTTGTTAGCTTTGATTTAGCGGTGGAGAGGTTTGATGTAATTAACATCGCCTGGGACAAGTCCGACTTCTTAGGAGTTATGAGAGGGTGTTTGAGCAAGTGCAACTACAGTCAGACATTTACGGGTGATAAGTTACTCCACCTCATGGAACCTCCGGTAATAGTGAAATCTATTACTTTACCAAAGGGGTTGAAATTAGACATGGTCTCTCAAATGATTGGGTTTACAAAGACGGACAAGTTTTTTGTGACGGGATCATTGAGTGACGAGACAGGGGATTTCGTACGTAGAAGAACACTGGGAATAGTTGACACATGTACGAAACCTATGCAATACAGAGTGCTTTTGAGGTTCAATAAGTTTATTAAGATTGTCAGATATGTTCCAAGCCTTGCTTCGCCCTTTCCTATTGAAAAGCCTTCAGAGGCATAGATAAAAATACATTGTTCCCTTGCTCCTTGTCTTGTTTGAAGTCCATGAAGCTAAATCACTTGTAGTATTCTTAGTGGTCTCTAGTAAGGTTGTTTAACCATAATATATGGGCAGACCAAGCAAAGTATGAGTATTATCAGATCTAGCGTACATCAGGATTTGGCAAGTGTTTTGTCATCTTGAAGGATTCAATGCTCGCGCACATGTATCCAAATTCTTCGATTAAAACATTGAACTAATATGTTATGTTCTCTTCCTGTAACTTCGGAACAAGCTGATAAAGGTTGCATAGCGGATCACCCTTCCAAGTTTGATTTCACCAATATGTAATGTACTCTTTCTATAAAGTTGAAACTTTGTCT from Silene latifolia isolate original U9 population chromosome 10, ASM4854445v1, whole genome shotgun sequence encodes:
- the LOC141606426 gene encoding F-box/kelch-repeat protein At3g23880-like encodes the protein MSIMAEIKKNQLHSYLSDDLIIQEILTRLPIKSILRFKSVSKQWYSTLSSSDFVNAHLIKSPFSHPSAPVNTLFITSGKNHYLFSYDDDDDQISGNFEDNLVKLDVDFGVGKDYLLLSGCCNGLVCLTTAWDEYLIIWNPATRKLHKYPSYGYLKRLDKAGPVIVSFGFGYASSVDDYKCVVILPVVQGSTTSNIVHVFSLRENRWRKIDFFHDPLVFGSPSVLVRDKLYWSAYSKQAGYLLVSFDLAVERFDVINIAWDKSDFLGVMRGCLSKCNYSQTFTGDKLLHLMEPPVIVKSITLPKGLKLDMVSQMIGFTKTDKFFVTGSLSDETGDFVRRRTLGIVDTCTKPMQYRVLLRFNKFIKIVRYVPSLASPFPIEKPSEA